From Candidatus Paceibacterota bacterium:
TCAATGGTCGCAAGCACCGCAGCAATAGCGTCGCCAACATGACATTTGGGCCAGAACTATTAGTGAGTTTCCATAGCGAAGTAATGCCGCTCTTTGCGGGCGACATCATCTCCACTGGAACTCCCGGTGCAGTAGTAATTCAAGATGGCGACATCGCAGAGTGTCGCATCCCAGGACTCGGCATTCTCAGCAATCCCGTACGGACACAAGTGGCGGATCCAGTGTGAAGCCCCTCAACCTCAACCAACTAAGAGACGAACAGCTCGATCATCACTACAAGGGCATTCCGCTCAATGCACAGTTGCAACTCTCTGAGATCGGCAAGCAAGGCTGGAACGTAGCTCGCGGCGACCTAGCTCTACCGGTGACGACATTGCGCGTGAACGCGATCTCTCACAACATCGCCACTATGGCGAATTACTGTCAGCGTCATGGTGCCTCTCTCGCACCGCACGGCAAGACAACAATGTCCCCCCAGCTCTTCGATCTTCAGATCGCTGCAGGTGCATGGGGTATTACGGCCGCCACTCCGTCTCAGGTGCGCGTAATGCGACGGTATGGAGTCTCCCGAATTATTCTCGCTAACCAACTCGTCGAGCCCTCTGCTCTCCGTTGGGTGGCAGATCAACTCGACGCTGATCCCTCGTTTGATTTTCTCTGCCTAGTTGATAATCCGGATGCTGTCGCGCGGATGGATCAGATTCTGCAGAGTGCAGGTTCGCAGAGAAAGTTGCGCGTCCTTGTCGAGGTAGGCGTTGCAGGTGGTCGAAGCGGCGCACGCAGCGAAGAGGAAGTCCTAGCGACCGCAGAAGCAGTAGCTAAATCCTCAACTCTCGAACTCGCTGGCGTGGAAACTTACGAGGGTCTCTCCGCGCGGGGCGGTAGTGTTGAAGATATAAAAGCCGTTGATGCTCTACTTCAACGTGTTCGTGACGTCACGGTCAAACTTGCCAATCGCGATCTCTTCTCTACAGACGAGATCGTCGTCACTGCAGGCGGCAGCGCTTATTTCGACCGCGTGGTCGCGGTTCTTTCAGACTGGTCTGGCACAGATATGAATGTCCGTCTCGTCTTGCGCAGCGGTTGTTATATATCCCATGACTCTGGTCGCTACCATAAAATGTCACCGTTCGATGGTCGACGTTCGCCCGAGGAATCTTCTTACTTGACCAACGCCCTTGAAGCATGGGCCGTCGTACTCTCTCGACCCGAGTCCAATCTCGTGGTTTTAGGCACAGGCAGACGTGACGTCTCCTTTGATGTGGATCTACCAATTCCCCTTCGTGTCCACCACGAGGATGGGACCGTTTCGGAGTTGGTCGATTGCTCCACCATCAAACTCATGGATCAACATGCGTTCCTTACCGTTCCCACTGCGACCAAACTAAATCCTGGTGATGTGGTCGTCTTGGGGTTATCCCACCCCTGCACGGCATTCGATAAATTCCGACTGCTCCCGGTCATTGACGACGACTTCAATGTCGTCGATGGCATTCTTACGTTCTTCTGAAAGGTATATGATTCATGATTCAAAAAATTGATGAAACTTTTACAGGACCGCCACCCGGGGGCGCTTACAGCCATAGCATTCGTAAAGGGAACTTCGTGGCGATTGCGGGACAGTGTGGTTACTTGTCCGACCGGACACTAGTTGAAGGTTTAGAAGAGCAGACTCGACTTGCTATAAAGAACCTGCAATTCGCTCTCGAGGGAGCGGGTGGGACTCTGGGCGATGTAATAACCGTAAATGTTTTTCTCACCGATTCGGATCACTTCGACAGAATGAATCGTGTGTACGCAGAATTCTTTGAGACGCCCTACCCAGCGCGCACCACTGTATTTGTCGGACTAAGACCCGGCGTCCTATTTGAGATCAACGCGCTCGCCATACTTACCGAGACGGACTGATTGCGTGAAGAACGACCTGTTGCTACGTGGCGCATCTGTCGTTGATGGCACAGGACGTAAGGCCTTCCCTGCCGACATCACTGTGTCCAATGGGAGAATCTCCGCTATAGAGAACGTTGGAACGGCACAACGAACAAGTCGCGAAATTGATGCAGATGGACTAACTCTGACCCCAGGATTCGTTGATGTGCACACCCACTGCGATTTTAGTTTGTCCGCCTTCCCTAGGGCTGAGTCGATGACTCGCCAGGGAGTTACTACTCAAGTCGTTGGCAATTGCGGCATCTCCCCCTTTCCAGTTGTGCCAGGAAGGGAGCACCTTCTTCGTGAGTACT
This genomic window contains:
- a CDS encoding amino acid deaminase, giving the protein MKPLNLNQLRDEQLDHHYKGIPLNAQLQLSEIGKQGWNVARGDLALPVTTLRVNAISHNIATMANYCQRHGASLAPHGKTTMSPQLFDLQIAAGAWGITAATPSQVRVMRRYGVSRIILANQLVEPSALRWVADQLDADPSFDFLCLVDNPDAVARMDQILQSAGSQRKLRVLVEVGVAGGRSGARSEEEVLATAEAVAKSSTLELAGVETYEGLSARGGSVEDIKAVDALLQRVRDVTVKLANRDLFSTDEIVVTAGGSAYFDRVVAVLSDWSGTDMNVRLVLRSGCYISHDSGRYHKMSPFDGRRSPEESSYLTNALEAWAVVLSRPESNLVVLGTGRRDVSFDVDLPIPLRVHHEDGTVSELVDCSTIKLMDQHAFLTVPTATKLNPGDVVVLGLSHPCTAFDKFRLLPVIDDDFNVVDGILTFF
- a CDS encoding RidA family protein; this encodes MIQKIDETFTGPPPGGAYSHSIRKGNFVAIAGQCGYLSDRTLVEGLEEQTRLAIKNLQFALEGAGGTLGDVITVNVFLTDSDHFDRMNRVYAEFFETPYPARTTVFVGLRPGVLFEINALAILTETD